The proteins below come from a single Mucilaginibacter mali genomic window:
- a CDS encoding SRPBCC family protein: MKTHLLIREQNIPIPLEQAWDFFSSPMNLAKITPAEMNFKVTSPFDPVAKMYEGMIITYKITPLLGIKMNWMTEITHIKAHEYFVDEQRFGPYAMWHHEHHFKEIKGGVQMTDILNYAIPYGPIGTLANSLLVKKQVEKIFSYREKVIVEMFGIFGS; the protein is encoded by the coding sequence ATGAAAACCCATCTGCTGATACGCGAGCAAAATATCCCCATCCCTTTAGAACAAGCCTGGGATTTCTTTTCATCGCCCATGAATCTGGCTAAGATCACGCCTGCGGAAATGAACTTCAAAGTAACATCGCCCTTTGATCCGGTAGCTAAAATGTATGAAGGGATGATCATCACCTACAAGATCACCCCGCTATTGGGCATTAAGATGAACTGGATGACCGAGATCACACACATTAAAGCACACGAATACTTTGTAGATGAACAGCGTTTTGGCCCCTATGCCATGTGGCACCACGAGCATCACTTTAAAGAAATAAAAGGCGGCGTACAAATGACCGATATCCTGAACTATGCCATCCCTTACGGCCCCATCGGCACCTTAGCCAATAGTCTGCTGGTAAAAAAACAGGTGGAAAAGATCTTTAGCTATCGCGAAAAGGTGATTGTGGAGATGTTTGGAATATTTGGTTCATAG